In the genome of Massilia sp. PAMC28688, one region contains:
- a CDS encoding sensor histidine kinase KdpD, with protein MISIALPDDTLTDWNSWRTPLDQFAQASGLTVCAYDIQCGRQVGPFMTSRTSRLLESGLFWKDDGAATALERRLVVSVLASDQPAQDSICGMRVYAIPLKLLGQVYGVVTFGWVFADFSSPMECEQLALKAGVSGQRLWNEVRLQPPVSQARMQTYTALLHTLVDTIDRQRETIGELSRVNRTRDLFLATVSHEMRTPLSALSMRVELLLKTHADLPEPVESALRAMRVHVRQEAAMIDDLIDAARTLTGQMSIERTALSLGRVVRDAVSTIEGHAHEKAILFTITPADRGDSITLAADGRRLQQVLWNLLLNAIKFTPAGGSLRLAIARGATHVEIAVIDSGQGIAAPDIHHVFGAFTLQTEGNATGLGLGLYIARRIVELHGGTLTVTSPGRDQGSTFTIRLPLT; from the coding sequence GTGATCAGCATTGCCCTGCCCGACGATACCTTAACCGACTGGAACAGCTGGCGCACGCCGCTGGACCAGTTTGCGCAGGCGTCGGGCCTGACGGTGTGCGCCTACGACATCCAGTGCGGCCGCCAGGTGGGCCCCTTCATGACCTCACGCACCTCGCGCCTGCTGGAAAGTGGCCTGTTCTGGAAGGACGATGGTGCAGCCACTGCGCTCGAACGGCGCCTGGTGGTGAGCGTGCTGGCCAGCGACCAGCCGGCGCAGGACAGCATATGCGGCATGCGTGTTTACGCCATTCCCCTCAAGCTGCTCGGGCAGGTGTACGGCGTGGTGACCTTTGGCTGGGTGTTTGCCGATTTCAGCTCGCCCATGGAGTGCGAGCAGCTCGCGCTCAAGGCTGGCGTCTCGGGCCAGCGCCTGTGGAACGAGGTGCGCCTGCAGCCGCCGGTCTCGCAGGCGCGCATGCAGACCTATACCGCCTTGCTTCATACCCTGGTCGATACCATCGACCGCCAGCGCGAAACCATCGGGGAACTGTCGCGCGTCAACCGCACGCGCGACCTGTTCCTGGCCACGGTATCGCACGAAATGCGCACCCCGCTGTCGGCGCTGTCGATGCGCGTGGAGCTGCTCTTGAAGACCCACGCCGATCTGCCGGAACCTGTGGAAAGCGCGCTGCGGGCGATGCGCGTGCATGTGCGCCAGGAGGCGGCCATGATCGATGACCTGATCGACGCCGCCCGCACCCTGACCGGCCAGATGTCGATCGAGCGCACAGCGCTGTCGCTGGGCCGGGTGGTGCGCGACGCGGTCTCCACCATCGAGGGCCATGCCCACGAAAAGGCGATCTTGTTTACCATCACCCCGGCCGACCGCGGCGACAGCATCACGCTGGCCGCCGATGGCCGCCGCCTGCAGCAGGTGCTGTGGAACCTGCTGCTAAATGCCATCAAATTTACGCCGGCCGGGGGCTCGCTGCGCCTGGCCATCGCGCGCGGCGCGACGCATGTGGAAATTGCCGTGATCGACAGCGGCCAGGGCATAGCCGCACCCGATATCCACCACGTCTTCGGCGCCTTTACCCTGCAGACCGAGGGCAATGCCACCGGCCTCGGCCTGGGCCTGTACATCGCCCGCCGCATCGTGGAACTGCATGGCGGCACCCTGACCGTCACCAGCCCGGGCCGGGACCAGGGCAGCACCTTCACCATCCGCCTGCCCCTTACCTGA
- a CDS encoding bifunctional diguanylate cyclase/phosphodiesterase, with product MTEQGASASSAIPRIPDDTLVQIAGRIAHLGGFIVDLAADRVFWSNEVCDIYGVPHGTTPSPADTLAYYPPEWRARATQVYLDCAERGIAFDEEVQILRTDGTRKWIRATAHAVRDADGNVTGLEGALQDIDAAKHADHERRLLANRLTTTLESITDGVVMVDRQWRFTFINSVAERLLHSPREQVLGTSLWDRFPEAVGGRYYEEYHRAIATNCSTSFEEYYAPLDLWTEIRAYPSEEGLAIYFLDIRERKMAQDKIHALAYYDKLTGLPNRELLLARLEEAVSTNRELQRHRALLIIDLDNFKSINDTRGHEKGDQLLLLVASRLRRCITNTDLVARFGGDEFVIVLDDLGTEAQAADKAARHAAGQLLTCFAASFDIDGIALYSSASIGVTVFDGEALTPDELLKRADLAMYQAKAAGRNGFAMFSPEIASRLADRVALEHDLRRGLTSGQFLLHYQPLARVGGAMTGVEALVRWNHPVRGLVPPNDFITPAEESGLILPLGQWVMHTACSLLASWAADPATSHLTMAVNVSAHQLYRADFVAQVMTVLAATGASPHRLKLELTESLLVNDVEGTIAKMVELKAAGVRFSLDDFGTGYSSLSYLYRLPLSQLKIDKSFVRDAIGGQQGAAIAHTILALGRTLRLSVLAEGVETREQHDFIAGAGCAEYQGYLYSRPLDEERLAQFMAAALPRHPASDPAVTLPW from the coding sequence ATGACCGAGCAAGGCGCCAGCGCCAGTTCCGCGATACCCCGCATTCCCGATGACACGCTGGTGCAGATTGCCGGCCGCATTGCCCACCTGGGCGGCTTCATCGTGGACCTGGCGGCCGACCGCGTCTTCTGGTCCAACGAGGTCTGCGATATTTACGGCGTGCCGCACGGGACCACGCCCTCGCCCGCCGACACCCTGGCCTACTACCCACCCGAATGGCGCGCCCGCGCCACCCAGGTCTATCTCGATTGCGCCGAACGCGGCATCGCCTTTGACGAGGAGGTCCAGATCCTGCGCACCGATGGCACCCGTAAATGGATCCGCGCCACCGCCCACGCAGTGCGCGACGCCGATGGCAATGTGACCGGCCTGGAAGGCGCCCTGCAGGATATCGATGCGGCCAAGCACGCCGACCACGAACGCCGCCTGCTCGCCAACCGCCTCACCACCACGCTCGAGAGCATCACCGACGGCGTGGTGATGGTGGACCGCCAGTGGCGCTTTACCTTCATTAACTCGGTGGCAGAACGCCTGCTCCACAGCCCGCGCGAGCAGGTGCTGGGCACCAGTCTCTGGGACCGCTTTCCCGAGGCCGTGGGCGGACGCTATTACGAAGAATATCACCGCGCCATCGCCACCAACTGCTCCACCTCGTTCGAGGAGTATTACGCGCCCCTGGACCTGTGGACAGAAATCCGCGCCTATCCGTCCGAGGAGGGCCTGGCCATCTATTTCCTCGATATCCGGGAGCGCAAGATGGCGCAGGACAAAATCCACGCCCTGGCTTACTACGACAAGCTCACCGGCCTGCCCAATCGCGAGCTGCTGCTGGCGCGCCTGGAAGAAGCGGTCAGCACCAACCGCGAGCTGCAGCGCCACCGCGCCCTCCTGATCATCGACCTCGATAACTTCAAGAGCATCAACGACACCCGGGGCCACGAGAAGGGCGACCAGCTGCTGCTGCTGGTGGCATCACGCCTGCGCCGCTGCATCACCAACACCGATCTGGTGGCGCGCTTCGGCGGCGATGAATTCGTGATCGTGCTCGATGACCTGGGCACCGAAGCGCAGGCTGCCGACAAGGCAGCGCGCCACGCAGCCGGGCAGCTGCTGACCTGCTTTGCGGCCAGCTTCGACATCGATGGCATCGCCTTGTACAGCAGCGCCAGCATCGGCGTCACGGTGTTCGATGGCGAAGCACTCACCCCCGACGAACTGCTCAAGCGCGCCGACCTGGCCATGTACCAGGCCAAGGCCGCGGGCCGCAACGGCTTTGCCATGTTCAGCCCCGAAATCGCGTCACGCCTGGCCGACCGTGTGGCACTCGAGCACGACCTGCGGCGCGGCCTGACCAGCGGCCAGTTCCTGCTGCATTACCAGCCGCTGGCCCGGGTGGGCGGGGCCATGACCGGGGTCGAAGCCCTGGTGCGCTGGAACCATCCGGTGCGCGGCCTGGTCCCGCCCAACGACTTCATCACGCCGGCCGAAGAAAGCGGCTTGATCCTGCCCCTGGGCCAGTGGGTCATGCACACGGCCTGCAGCCTGCTCGCCTCCTGGGCCGCCGACCCGGCCACGTCGCACCTGACCATGGCTGTCAATGTCAGCGCCCACCAGCTGTACCGCGCCGACTTCGTGGCCCAGGTCATGACGGTGCTGGCCGCTACCGGGGCCTCGCCCCATCGCCTGAAGCTGGAACTGACCGAGAGCCTGCTGGTCAACGATGTCGAGGGCACCATTGCCAAGATGGTGGAGCTCAAGGCCGCCGGCGTGCGCTTTTCGCTCGACGATTTTGGCACCGGCTATTCGTCGCTCTCCTATCTGTACCGGCTGCCCCTCAGCCAGCTCAAGATCGACAAGAGCTTCGTGCGCGATGCCATCGGCGGCCAGCAGGGCGCGGCCATCGCGCACACCATCCTGGCGCTCGGGCGCACACTGCGCCTGTCGGTGCTGGCCGAAGGCGTGGAGACGCGCGAGCAGCATGATTTCATCGCCGGCGCCGGTTGCGCCGAGTACCAGGGCTACTTGTACAGCCGCCCCCTCGACGAAGAGCGCCTTGCCCAGTTCATGGCAGCGGCCCTGCCCCGCCACCCGGCCTCCGATCCGGCAGTTACCCTGCCCTGGTAA
- a CDS encoding ATPase domain-containing protein, with amino-acid sequence MDTILKTGITGLDEVLRGGLPRQNNLMVEGAPGSGKTTLGLGFIYAGAEQCGEPGAIVSFELDAAKLLRDAAGFNWDLQKHIDAGRIKVIQTSPAVLLNEFRNPDGAFADALRNMGARRLLIDGLTPMRLYAEMHDMPFREDLHLLIEGINRLGVTTLVTAERDESLGTVPAHERFVFDTIISLTREEKNRRVQRRLTVLKSRGHDFIAGSHTMRIEGGKGIHVYRRAQSRPMVSQDQPTSGQRLSTGCEAIDEMMDGGLYEGSVTMVSGISGTGKTVLSVQFLRSAIAAGHKTLLVSLDEHPRQLMRNADSLGMDMTGMIERGELFVHYESPLELELDVHFDRIVKLIEEHGIDCVVFDSCAVYEMTSPTEVADYLYAIATYCKDRLATVFFNYESPELLGLSQISQELKGSHLVDNIILLNYVEISTLLRRAIAIPKVRGSRNRQVTREYLIGEGGLSLLPEDMGANPSDAVPQLPFSSYYGLLSRSPSRQSPAIEDAVANGTKMPESIDLPTQDNP; translated from the coding sequence ATGGACACGATCCTGAAAACAGGGATTACCGGCCTCGATGAAGTGCTGCGCGGCGGCCTGCCGCGCCAGAACAATCTCATGGTCGAAGGGGCGCCCGGTTCCGGCAAGACCACGCTGGGACTGGGCTTCATTTATGCAGGCGCCGAGCAATGTGGCGAACCCGGGGCGATTGTCTCGTTCGAACTCGATGCCGCCAAGCTGCTGCGCGACGCCGCGGGCTTTAACTGGGACCTGCAAAAGCACATCGACGCCGGGCGCATCAAGGTCATCCAGACTTCGCCCGCGGTGCTGCTCAACGAATTTCGCAACCCCGACGGCGCCTTTGCCGATGCCCTGCGCAACATGGGCGCCCGGCGCCTGCTCATTGATGGCCTCACCCCCATGCGCCTGTACGCCGAGATGCATGACATGCCGTTTCGCGAAGACCTGCACCTGCTCATCGAGGGCATCAACCGCCTTGGCGTGACCACGCTGGTGACGGCCGAACGCGATGAGTCGCTTGGCACCGTGCCGGCCCACGAACGCTTCGTGTTCGACACCATCATCTCGCTCACGCGCGAGGAAAAGAACCGCCGCGTCCAGCGCCGCCTCACGGTGCTCAAGTCGCGCGGCCACGATTTCATCGCCGGCAGCCACACCATGCGCATCGAGGGCGGCAAGGGCATTCACGTCTACCGCCGCGCCCAGTCGCGTCCCATGGTCTCGCAAGACCAGCCAACGTCCGGCCAGCGCCTGTCCACCGGCTGCGAAGCCATTGACGAGATGATGGATGGCGGACTGTATGAAGGCTCCGTGACCATGGTCAGCGGCATTTCCGGCACCGGCAAGACGGTACTGTCGGTGCAGTTCCTGCGCTCGGCCATCGCCGCCGGCCACAAGACGCTGCTGGTGAGCCTGGACGAACACCCGCGCCAGCTGATGCGCAATGCCGACTCGCTCGGCATGGACATGACGGGCATGATCGAGCGCGGCGAATTGTTCGTGCACTACGAGTCACCCCTGGAACTGGAACTGGATGTCCACTTCGACCGCATCGTCAAGCTGATCGAGGAACATGGGATTGACTGCGTGGTCTTCGATTCCTGCGCCGTGTACGAAATGACCAGCCCGACCGAAGTGGCCGATTATCTTTACGCGATCGCCACCTACTGCAAGGACCGGCTGGCCACCGTTTTCTTCAATTACGAAAGCCCGGAACTGCTTGGCCTGTCGCAGATCAGCCAGGAACTGAAGGGTTCGCACCTGGTCGACAACATCATCCTGCTCAACTATGTGGAGATCTCCACGCTCTTGCGGCGCGCGATCGCCATTCCCAAGGTGCGCGGCAGCCGCAATCGCCAGGTCACGCGCGAATACCTCATCGGAGAAGGCGGTTTGTCCCTGCTGCCCGAAGATATGGGCGCCAATCCCTCAGATGCCGTCCCGCAGTTGCCGTTTTCGTCGTATTATGGCCTGCTGTCGCGCTCACCCTCGCGCCAGAGTCCGGCGATCGAGGACGCCGTTGCCAACGGCACCAAAATGCCTGAATCGATCGACCTGCCCACCCAAGACAACCCGTGA